One genomic segment of Candidatus Lernaella stagnicola includes these proteins:
- the rplP gene encoding 50S ribosomal protein L16 gives MLMPSRTKYRKQQKGRMRGESYRGNNLDFGDYGLQAVERGRLTSRQIEAARIAMTRHVKRGGRVWIRIFPSKPMTKKPAETRMGKGKGSPEYWVAIVKPGRMLYEMEGVTRDLAKEAFRLAAHKLPIKTRFVTRED, from the coding sequence ATGTTGATGCCCAGCAGGACCAAATATCGCAAGCAGCAAAAAGGCCGCATGCGAGGCGAGTCGTACCGCGGCAATAATTTGGACTTCGGCGATTACGGATTGCAGGCCGTGGAGCGCGGGCGTTTGACCTCGCGGCAAATTGAGGCGGCTCGTATTGCCATGACCCGTCACGTCAAACGCGGTGGTCGCGTGTGGATTCGGATATTCCCGAGCAAACCGATGACCAAGAAGCCGGCGGAAACCCGGATGGGTAAGGGCAAGGGCTCCCCGGAGTATTGGGTGGCGATCGTCAAACCCGGCCGGATGCTCTATGAAATGGAAGGCGTAACGCGTGATCTGGCTAAGGAAGCGTTTCGGTTGGCCGCGCACAAGCTACCGATAAAAACCCGTTTTGTGACGCGGGAGGATTAG
- the rpsS gene encoding 30S ribosomal protein S19, translated as MARSIKKGPFIDDHLLEKVQHAKAIGAKQVIRTWSRRSTIVPEMVGLTFAVHNGKKFIPVFVTENMVGHKLGEFSPTRTFRGHSGDRKGA; from the coding sequence ATGGCCCGCAGCATCAAAAAAGGACCTTTCATCGACGACCACTTGTTGGAGAAGGTTCAGCACGCGAAAGCGATCGGCGCTAAGCAGGTGATTCGGACTTGGTCCCGGCGATCGACGATCGTTCCCGAGATGGTTGGACTGACCTTTGCCGTCCACAACGGGAAGAAATTCATTCCGGTTTTCGTGACCGAGAACATGGTGGGTCACAAACTGGGCGAGTTTTCGCCGACGCGGACTTTCCGGGGTCATTCCGGCGACCGCAAAGGCGCTTAG
- the rplW gene encoding 50S ribosomal protein L23, with amino-acid sequence MKAAYKIIKRPVITEKANLAQEDRNKVTFEVALHANKVEIGKAVEELFDVTVEDVRTQVMPGKRKRLGRHIGYTPKWKKATVTLQKGDSIDFFEGV; translated from the coding sequence ATGAAAGCGGCGTACAAAATCATCAAGCGGCCGGTTATCACTGAGAAAGCCAACCTTGCGCAGGAAGATCGAAACAAGGTGACTTTTGAAGTTGCGCTCCACGCGAACAAAGTGGAGATCGGCAAGGCGGTCGAGGAGTTGTTCGACGTAACGGTTGAGGACGTGCGCACCCAGGTGATGCCCGGCAAGCGCAAACGGCTCGGCCGTCACATTGGTTACACACCGAAGTGGAAGAAGGCCACGGTCACGTTGCAAAAAGGCGACTCGATCGACTTCTTCGAAGGCGTGTAA
- the rplD gene encoding 50S ribosomal protein L4, giving the protein MAKHDVLNMQNQKVEQVDLPDRVFNGEVKEHLFWEVVRQQMAGRRSGTAHTKERSEVNYTGRKMYRQKGTGRARAGDRRSPVRVGGGTTFGPRNRSYAYRVPKKVRRAAVRNALTMKLAEGKLLILDNLDLPEIKTKLFASLMSDLGVTSGLFVIDQKNEVVERSARNIPKAKVLRVEGLNVYDLLRYEHVVLTKDALAIIEGALA; this is encoded by the coding sequence ATGGCAAAACACGATGTCCTGAATATGCAGAATCAGAAGGTCGAACAAGTCGACCTGCCTGATCGCGTGTTCAACGGCGAAGTGAAAGAACATTTGTTCTGGGAAGTCGTGCGGCAGCAAATGGCCGGGCGGCGGAGCGGCACCGCACACACGAAAGAGCGGAGCGAAGTCAATTACACGGGCCGCAAGATGTACCGCCAAAAAGGCACGGGCCGGGCGCGCGCGGGTGACCGCCGCAGTCCGGTGCGGGTTGGCGGCGGCACGACCTTCGGGCCGCGCAATCGCAGCTATGCCTACCGCGTACCGAAGAAAGTGCGGCGCGCGGCGGTGCGCAATGCGCTGACGATGAAGCTGGCCGAAGGCAAACTGCTGATTTTGGACAACCTGGATTTGCCCGAAATCAAGACCAAGCTCTTTGCCTCATTGATGAGTGATTTAGGCGTCACGAGCGGTTTGTTCGTCATCGACCAGAAGAATGAGGTCGTGGAGAGAAGCGCTCGCAACATTCCGAAGGCCAAAGTGTTGCGCGTGGAGGGTCTGAACGTATACGACCTGCTGCGCTACGAACACGTGGTATTGACCAAGGACGCCTTGGCCATAATCGAAGGAGCGTTGGCGTAA
- the rplV gene encoding 50S ribosomal protein L22 — protein sequence MESTEIRAKGRFLRFSPFKGRVVAAQVKGKPVYEALQLLKFSPKKGSAPAIYKVMASALANAQQREGVDVDGLFVKNVIVDEGPTLKRIRFRARGRVDRVFKRMSHVTVILDQA from the coding sequence ATGGAAAGCACGGAAATTCGGGCGAAGGGACGCTTCCTGCGGTTCTCCCCGTTCAAGGGCCGCGTCGTCGCCGCGCAAGTCAAGGGCAAGCCGGTGTACGAGGCGCTCCAGTTGCTGAAGTTTTCGCCGAAAAAGGGTTCGGCGCCGGCCATCTACAAGGTGATGGCCTCCGCTCTGGCCAACGCGCAGCAGCGAGAGGGCGTGGATGTCGACGGTCTGTTCGTCAAGAACGTCATCGTCGATGAAGGTCCGACGCTCAAACGCATCCGCTTTCGGGCGCGTGGTCGGGTCGATCGTGTTTTCAAACGAATGAGTCACGTAACTGTGATTCTGGATCAAGCATAA
- the rpsC gene encoding 30S ribosomal protein S3 produces MGQKTHPIGFRLGISKDWNSRWFAEGKEYREYLHEDLKLRKHIKDKLGHAAISKVDIERRANKVDVTIHTARPGIIIGKKGAEVEVLRRELNEMLGRDVYIKIQEIRRADVDAQLVAEGVANQLLRRIAFRRAMKKAVGNAMKIGVKGIRIATAGRLGGAEMSRREWYREGRVPLHTLRADIDYGFAEARTTYGVIGVKVWIYHGDVVTS; encoded by the coding sequence GTGGGACAGAAGACCCATCCGATCGGTTTTAGGCTTGGCATTTCCAAAGACTGGAACAGTCGCTGGTTTGCCGAGGGCAAAGAGTACCGCGAGTACTTGCACGAGGACTTGAAACTGCGCAAGCACATCAAGGACAAGCTCGGCCATGCCGCGATTTCGAAGGTGGATATTGAGCGTCGCGCCAACAAGGTCGACGTGACGATCCATACGGCGCGTCCCGGCATCATCATCGGCAAGAAGGGCGCCGAGGTCGAAGTGTTGCGCCGCGAACTCAACGAGATGTTGGGCCGCGACGTCTACATCAAGATCCAGGAGATCCGCCGGGCCGACGTGGACGCTCAGTTGGTGGCCGAAGGTGTGGCCAACCAGTTGCTGCGCCGCATCGCCTTCCGCCGCGCTATGAAAAAAGCGGTGGGCAACGCCATGAAAATCGGCGTCAAGGGAATTCGGATCGCCACCGCCGGTCGTTTGGGCGGCGCGGAAATGAGTCGCCGCGAATGGTATCGCGAGGGTCGCGTGCCCTTGCACACCTTGCGGGCGGACATCGACTACGGTTTCGCGGAAGCCCGGACCACCTACGGCGTGATCGGCGTCAAGGTATGGATTTACCACGGCGACGTGGTCACCTCGTAG
- the rplB gene encoding 50S ribosomal protein L2 encodes MGIKRYKPTSPGRRFQTVSTFEEVTRREPEKSLLAPLKKSGGRNVYGRMTVRHRGGGHKRRYRLIDWKRDKRDIPAKVVSVEYDPNRSARICLLQYVDGEKRYILHPQGVRVGDTLVAGDHVDIRPGNALPLGNMPYGTWVHNVEMKIGKGGQLIRSAGTYAQLLSVEGNYALLKMQSGEMRRVHVRCFATVGQVGNIDHQNIKIGKAGRARWMGRRPKVRGVAMNPVDHPHGGGEGRTSGGRHPVTPWGVPTKGYKTRKKNKPSSKYIVKRRK; translated from the coding sequence ATGGGTATCAAACGATACAAACCAACGAGCCCGGGCCGACGCTTCCAAACGGTCTCTACCTTTGAGGAAGTTACGCGCCGCGAGCCCGAGAAAAGCCTGCTGGCGCCGCTGAAAAAGAGCGGCGGTCGCAACGTTTACGGGCGCATGACGGTCCGACATCGCGGCGGCGGTCACAAACGGCGTTATCGCCTCATCGACTGGAAACGCGACAAGCGCGACATCCCGGCCAAGGTCGTCTCGGTAGAATACGACCCGAACCGCAGCGCGCGTATTTGTCTGCTGCAGTATGTCGACGGCGAAAAAAGATACATTCTGCATCCGCAGGGCGTGCGGGTCGGCGACACCTTGGTGGCGGGCGATCACGTGGATATCCGCCCGGGCAACGCGTTGCCGTTGGGCAACATGCCTTACGGAACCTGGGTGCATAACGTGGAAATGAAGATCGGCAAGGGCGGCCAGCTCATTCGCAGCGCGGGTACTTACGCGCAGTTGCTGTCGGTAGAGGGCAACTACGCACTGCTGAAAATGCAGAGTGGCGAAATGCGCCGGGTGCACGTACGTTGCTTTGCAACGGTCGGTCAGGTCGGCAATATCGATCACCAGAATATCAAGATCGGAAAAGCCGGTCGCGCGCGCTGGATGGGACGACGCCCGAAGGTGCGTGGCGTGGCGATGAACCCGGTCGATCACCCGCACGGCGGCGGCGAAGGCCGCACCAGCGGTGGTCGCCACCCGGTAACGCCCTGGGGCGTGCCGACCAAGGGTTACAAGACGCGTAAAAAGAACAAGCCGTCGAGCAAATACATCGTCAAACGGCGCAAGTAA